In the Plasmodium gaboni strain SY75 chromosome 13, whole genome shotgun sequence genome, taaaaaaaaaaaaaaataaaatactCAATTGTATATTTCAcatgttttttttatatataatgttaattttttttttttttttaattttgttGTTGTTTTTTGGAGTTAATGTTGAAAATTAAAAAGGgaaaaattttaaaatagTGGATTTAAAAGgatgtatataattaaatgaacaaatttgatttataattatattaataattatttaaaataaataaatacatacatatatacatatatatataagtatagTTTAATGTGAAGGAACTGTTTTAATTTTCATTTGTAAGGTATCTAATAAGTTGGTTGCATTTTCAAAAacctttttatatatgtcCTTACTAGAATCTATAAgttttaaataattatgttTCTTGGCATATGCATAAATAccataaataaaatttttaaattcttGACTAAATTTCTCTTCTTGTAAAGCTTTTTTGAgcatatttattatatgatattttttttcagtACTTGTTTCATCTTGATTAGAAAAAGTAAGAATAAGTCTCTTAATAAGttcatattcattttgATTAAGAATTAAATTTTCAAATCCTTGTTTGAACCTATCAAACCTACTACGATACATTTCCTTATCTGCATCATTCGATAGATTCATTTCTTTAAGGATTTCATTATAAGCATTATCTAAGTATTTAATTACAGATTTTGTATTAGCATCATTTGTATTTGTATTTGACACGGTGTTTTTTACTAGAGATGAATTTGTTGTAATTGATTGATGAGGGGgatttttttcatttaatttatttggTTCACTTGATTGTAACATTTGACCTTTTGAAGATTTTTGTAGGTTATTAGGATTCTCTTCAGAATCTCCTTTAATTTGTTTCCATGTAGAACTAAAAAATCCTTGTCCTTtgaatttattaatattattattgtttaaaagatcattatttattatttccctttttttttcttttgctaatttattttctttttctttttctaaTTCTTGAATGATTGCTTTCAATACATCAATATTATCTTGAAACGATTCTATCAATTTGTCTActattatatcatttaagttttttaatttttcttttattttttctaattcCAAATCTTTATCATATTCAAGTATTTCTTTAGAGAATGTATTTTCGTCgcaaaatataaaatgagtcataaagaaaatgaaaaatgaAAGAGATATAATTGTTCCTTTCATTTCTTCtcaaaaatataactataggtattaatataatataaaataaaatatattaataaaatatattaagaataaaatatatatatatatatatatatattatatatctttaaaGAAATGAAAGATGTATGTAGGCGAcatataacataaaattgttatatatataatatatttcaccattaaaaatatacttgaaaaaaaaaaaaaaaaaaaaaaaaaattttaataaaaggaaattcatcttatattatatattgcttctatttatttattgttttattttattttattttatttcattttttttttttttttttttcttatttgAACTTATCACAAaataatgtaatataaaaagaaaaccTTTAATTTATgtgtaatatttttctttttttttttgtgagATAAATgtgtaaaatatatatatattatatatatgtgcacTTAATACAGGTCGATACGGATAGATATTCACTTCAATCGGTAGgatgaaatatatttacataagAGACATTTTTGTAAGTGTATATTTCTTGTGaacatttaatatatttttttaaaaatatgtgttttattttttaataactgaaaaaataaaatatatatatataattattagAAGTAGAgttgaatatattaagtTTATAATTGTAACAGGGgacgaaaaaaaaaaaaaaaaaatacatatagataaatatatataagtaaataagctcattaaaatatatatatatatgtattgtaggaatatataaaaattgtaaTGTTCAAGGTTAAACAAAGAATGAATATAGTATACTTATGTACTTGTaaaatcaaaaataaataaagaagaagaaaaaaaaaaacaaaaacaaaaaaaaataacaattatatgaatatatatatataaacatgaatttataaaatatattatatccatgcacatatatgaataattcttttttttttttttttttccatatataGAAACCTCGATACatacataatatttctttacaaaattgtattattataataatgcatttatatatttttaaatataatatagtGCTTTACACAAAAATGAATATGAGTAAACcaaatacatacatatatatatatatatatatatatatatatatatatatatatattatataattcttttaatttttataatttcaGGTGCTTAAATGATAATTCCATTTTGTTTATAAGTAGATCCATCATTTCTACAGATTCATCAAATAATTTTCTATACACATGATcattatctttattataaggtattataaatttatgtGTCTTTCcataattaaaaattgaatatatataacttgtaaaatatttacggaaattttttttaagtaatttatctttaaataatttagatatagatttattttttgcataatttaatttgtatgtataaataaatgtatttatCATGCTTTGAATAAGTcttatttctttttcattgAAATTATagtttttataattatcatttaatgTTTCATTTTCATATCTAGATGTTGTTATCAATGAGAATGGATCACGTTcatttgaaaaaaattcGTAATACGTTTTATCAAATTTTTCGAATTCAGATAGATcattatctttttttatattataaagatctcgattattctttttatcaTTCTTCCTCTTCATATTATCTTTAGAATACATTGATAATGATTCTTGGTTAAAAGGCTTGTGATTATCATTACAAGgatttttttctaaattttCTTGAGTACAGTTTTCTgcattattaatatcagAATCTTGTTCCTTCTTTgaattatcattatttaaattagGATTAGTATCTGAACTTTGTTTGCAAGAAATGCAATGTTGATTTTGATTTTGAATTTGATTTTGAATTTGATTTTGAATTTGATTTTGAATTTGATTTTgattttcattttcatattcattttcatattcattttcatcatgAATAGTAGATGGATCAGATGAATACGAATCTTTACTTGTATCCTCTGAACTTTCTGATTCTTCATCAGTatcatattcatttttttttgtttttttatttttctgtttatttctttctttAACTTTTCTTAAAAAATCTTCATTAGTTACTATAGATATTTGAACTACAGCTAATCCATTATTAGGATATTCGTTTGATTTTTCTTTATGTTCTTGTTTTCTTAAATTTGTTTTTgattcattatttaatttttcatcCTTTTTATGTACTTGTTTTTTTGGCAACCTACTTGTTTCATTATCATCTTCATTTgatgcatatatataatgtgtTTGTTTAAAATGTGGTTCCTTCAAATTatcttttttcttttcatcttgtatatttttattctgATTTGAATacatatcattatttttatataatttattatcatcatcattatcattatgtttattattatatttattattatcctcttcatcatcttcatcatcatcttcGTCATCATCTTCGTCATCGTCATCATCTTGACCTTTCATTTTTTGTAATTCACTTTCTACATCTAAATACTTTCTATAATTGtatttcttattttcaTCAAAAGAGATAGAACCTTCTCCATATTTGCCAGTACAATCTCCTACATATTCAAGAATATaatcatcatcatttatTTCAACAGCTTCGTATGTCCTTTTTATGAGAGAGGGGTTATTATCAGAGAGGGCATCCATAATATTCACCTTAACGATATTACTTATACTATCTAAATGTTCATTTAAAGCATCAAAAACTTCATTCTTCTTTacattttcatcatatgAATTTGTATCTGATTCACTACAAAATATTACActtaataaaattaaaaataagCAAGATgaacataatatttttttgctgtacatttttttttttttttttgtgaatcctttaaatattctaataaaaataaaatgaataaataaataaataaataaatatatatatataatatttaatatatatatttatacttATAAGCAAAAATGTGTTcacaaaaatataaatggtgaaccaaaatattaataaaatatataatatatattattatttttaaaatattacacaattatatattatataataaattattaatataaaactttttgaatatatatattttttttatttcgtgtatatataaaaaaaaaataaataaataaataaataaatgcacattttcttaaaatatattttatatttagTTCACCTATTAACAATGTACCATCATACTANNNNNNNNNNNNNNNNNNNNNNNNNNNNNNNNNNNNNNNNNNNNNNNNNNNNNNNNNNNNNNNNNNNNNNNNNNNNNNNNNNNNNNNNNNNNNNNNNNNNattatatttttttttttaatcgacccaaaaaaaaaaaataaaaaataaaaaacaatatggtaatattgtattttctttatatgatacataatttaatgaaaaaaattttgaatatttaaaaaatatatactttttcTTATGAATACAGATCttcttatattattcttaaaTGATCTTACAAATTTTACCCATTTgaaggaaaataaaaatgatatacatatatatacacatacatacatatatatatatatattattgtatattttatttttatatataattgtgCAATAATAgcattataataatacataatttaatgaaaaaaaatttgaatatttaaaaaatatatattttttcttatgAATACAGATCttcttatattatttttaaatgatcTTACAAATTTTACCCATTTGATgggaaataaaaatgatatacatatatacacacatacatacatatatatatatatatatatatatattattgtatattttatttttatatataattgtgCAATAATAgcattataataatatacttaagaaaatttaaaacataaaaattgttacaattatatttataattcattccaagtaaaagatatattttttgatatatgACACTTATTATAAAACCAACTCCTTTGACTTATGGTTCTATTTagttttattatatatgtatgatttttttaaaaaattataaataatattatataaataatgacaaatgaaaaaaggcacgaataaataaataaataaaaaaaaaaaaaattatacatatatatatatatatatatatatataattatatttcatttacTATATGGACATAtaacatacatatatttcacagtttgatttttttttttttttttttttttttattgtaaGCTATCCAAATGAGTAAGTGCCTTATCAAATACTGAATGTAAATAGTCTGAATCATTTTGGCTAGCTCCtcttaaattattatgacTATTTGTTGTATGTCCACATAGTGCTTCTGTTAATTTAGTGATACTAGTACGTAATTCATCATTGTCTAATGCACTTTTAAAA is a window encoding:
- a CDS encoding MSP7-like protein: MKGTIISLSFFIFFMTHFIFCDENTFSKEILEYDKDLELEKIKEKLKNLNDIIVDKLIESFQDNIDVLKAIIQELEKEKENKLAKEKKREIINNDLLNNNNINKFKGQGFFSSTWKQIKGDSEENPNNLQKSSKGQMLQSSEPNKLNEKNPPHQSITTNSSLVKNTVSNTNTNDANTKSVIKYLDNAYNEILKEMNLSNDADKEMYRSRFDRFKQGFENLILNQNEYELIKRLILTFSNQDETSTEKKYHIINMLKKALQEEKFSQEFKNFIYGIYAYAKKHNYLKLIDSSKDIYKKVFENATNLLDTLQMKIKTVPSH
- a CDS encoding MSP7-like protein, yielding MYSKKILCSSCLFLILLSVIFCSESDTNSYDENVKKNEVFDALNEHLDSISNIVKVNIMDALSDNNPSLIKRTYEAVEINDDDYILEYVGDCTGKYGEGSISFDENKKYNYRKYLDVESELQKMKGQDDDDDEDDDEDDDEDDEEDNNKYNNKHNDNDDDNKLYKNNDMYSNQNKNIQDEKKKDNLKEPHFKQTHYIYASNEDDNETSRLPKKQVHKKDEKLNNESKTNLRKQEHKEKSNEYPNNGLAVVQISIVTNEDFLRKVKERNKQKNKKTKKNEYDTDEESESSEDTSKDSYSSDPSTIHDENEYENEYENENQNQIQNQIQNQIQNQIQNQNQHCISCKQSSDTNPNLNNDNSKKEQDSDINNAENCTQENLEKNPCNDNHKPFNQESLSMYSKDNMKRKNDKKNNRDLYNIKKDNDLSEFEKFDKTYYEFFSNERDPFSLITTSRYENETLNDNYKNYNFNEKEIRLIQSMINTFIYTYKLNYAKNKSISKLFKDKLLKKNFRKYFTSYIYSIFNYGKTHKFIIPYNKDNDHVYRKLFDESVEMMDLLINKMELSFKHLKL